One window of the Leptospiraceae bacterium genome contains the following:
- a CDS encoding diphthine--ammonia ligase translates to MKRLKAFLNWSSGKDSARALWEIRKQKELHVDYLITTISDKYQRVSLHGIRKELLIQQFQSIGIPYQILEIPDLPTNEEYEKIMEFHLNNLKMQGFDYAIFGDIFLEEVRSYRERQLSRYEIKAIFPLWGRDTKVLIQEFIELGFRAIVVSVNAEILGKELLAQEINSYFLKQLPKNVDPCGEKGEYHTFCFDGPIFQFPIPFEIKEHVLKTYEYQNQKASYWFCELLPK, encoded by the coding sequence ATGAAAAGACTCAAAGCCTTTTTGAATTGGAGTTCAGGGAAAGACTCCGCAAGAGCTCTGTGGGAAATTCGTAAACAAAAAGAACTTCATGTAGATTACTTAATTACCACCATATCTGACAAATACCAAAGGGTGAGTTTACACGGAATACGAAAAGAATTGCTAATTCAACAATTCCAATCGATTGGCATTCCTTACCAAATTCTTGAGATCCCAGACTTACCCACCAATGAAGAATACGAAAAGATCATGGAGTTTCATCTTAACAATCTCAAAATGCAAGGTTTTGATTATGCCATTTTTGGGGACATCTTTTTAGAAGAGGTTCGCTCTTATCGAGAAAGACAACTATCTCGTTATGAAATCAAGGCTATATTTCCCTTGTGGGGAAGAGATACAAAAGTTTTGATTCAAGAATTCATTGAATTAGGCTTTAGGGCTATTGTAGTTTCCGTCAATGCGGAGATCTTAGGAAAGGAACTCTTGGCACAAGAAATCAATTCGTATTTTCTGAAACAGCTTCCCAAAAATGTGGATCCTTGTGGTGAAAAAGGAGAATACCATACATTCTGTTTTGATGGTCCCATCTTTCAGTTTCCTATTCCGTTCGAAATAAAAGAACATGTTCTAAAAACTTATGAATATCAAAATCAAAAGGCATCTTATTGGTTTTGCGAGCTCTTACCCAAATGA
- a CDS encoding GH1 family beta-glucosidase — MNRWEFGENFLWGVATASYQIEGAWNEDGKGESIWDRFTHTHSLFSFLGWKPRIYQNQNGDIACDHYHRYKEDLDLMKELRIPNYRFSIAWTRIFPDGTKKNVNPKGVDFYHRLIDACLEREIVPNVTLYHWDLPQALEDKGGWTNRDTYLHFLDYVDFVTKEYKDKVPRWFILNEPSAFTILGYLLGIHAPGKKGISNFFPAVYHVALAQGDGGKIAKSNSPNSEVGTTFFTMYLEPFSKDGIFSEWDKKATQRYDALINRLFIEVLLGLGFPERDLPFLKELQKYYLPDDEKRMKFIPDFIGIQNYTRLKVRASLFVPMMWGELIEAKKITNQITDMGWEVYPEGIYHILKKFSQYENVKKIYITENGAAFPDKLENHNGEIRIQDTQRIDYIRSYLEQVLRAKKEGVPVEGYFIWSFMDNFEWAEGYRPRFGLVYVDYKTQKRYVKDSGYWFRDFLLGKDV; from the coding sequence ATGAATCGATGGGAATTTGGAGAAAATTTCTTGTGGGGTGTTGCAACAGCTTCTTATCAGATTGAGGGTGCATGGAACGAAGACGGTAAAGGAGAATCCATTTGGGATCGATTTACCCACACTCATTCTTTGTTTTCTTTTCTGGGGTGGAAACCACGCATTTATCAAAATCAAAATGGAGACATTGCTTGTGATCATTACCATCGATACAAAGAAGATTTGGATTTGATGAAAGAATTACGTATTCCGAACTATCGTTTTTCAATTGCATGGACTAGGATTTTTCCAGATGGCACGAAAAAAAATGTCAATCCCAAAGGAGTAGATTTTTATCATCGTCTCATAGATGCGTGTTTGGAAAGAGAGATTGTTCCTAATGTCACTTTATACCATTGGGATCTACCACAAGCCTTAGAGGATAAAGGTGGTTGGACGAATCGAGATACTTATCTTCACTTTTTGGATTATGTTGACTTTGTCACGAAAGAATATAAAGATAAAGTTCCAAGATGGTTTATCTTGAATGAACCTTCAGCGTTTACAATCTTGGGATATCTATTGGGGATTCATGCACCAGGAAAAAAAGGGATTTCAAATTTTTTCCCAGCAGTATATCATGTAGCTTTAGCCCAGGGTGATGGTGGAAAAATAGCAAAATCAAACTCACCCAATTCAGAAGTAGGAACTACTTTTTTTACCATGTATTTAGAACCATTTAGTAAAGATGGAATATTCTCAGAATGGGATAAAAAAGCAACACAACGATATGATGCTTTAATAAACCGATTATTCATAGAGGTCTTATTGGGTCTTGGTTTTCCTGAGAGGGATCTTCCTTTTTTGAAAGAACTACAAAAGTATTATTTGCCCGATGACGAAAAAAGAATGAAGTTTATTCCTGATTTTATCGGTATCCAAAATTATACTCGTTTAAAGGTAAGAGCTTCTCTTTTTGTCCCAATGATGTGGGGAGAATTGATAGAAGCAAAAAAGATAACAAACCAGATCACGGATATGGGATGGGAAGTTTACCCAGAAGGTATTTATCATATATTGAAAAAATTTTCTCAATACGAAAATGTAAAAAAAATTTATATTACTGAAAATGGAGCCGCATTCCCAGATAAACTTGAGAACCATAATGGTGAGATTCGAATTCAGGATACTCAAAGAATCGATTATATCAGGAGTTATTTAGAACAAGTATTGAGAGCAAAGAAAGAAGGTGTGCCAGTGGAAGGATATTTTATTTGGAGCTTTATGGATAATTTTGAATGGGCAGAGGGTTATCGCCCTCGCTTTGGTTTGGTCTATGTTGATTATAAAACTCAAAAAAGATATGTAAAAGATTCAGGATATTGGTTTCGTGATTTTCTTTTAGGAAAAGATGTCTAA
- the uvrC gene encoding excinuclease ABC subunit UvrC: MEKSKENFILQEQPQPYEVSISSEERILFLKQKIELAPEAPGCYLWKDQHNKVLYVGKSVSLKNRLKSYLRPDDYKHFLLIHKAYDVEWIITNNENEALILEDSLIKQYLPPFNVRLKDDKRYPYLCISLNEDYPRIFITRKYRKDGNRYFGPYTDSKFARQLLDLIHKTFPIRKVNQELPLKTPKRPCMNYFIKRCLAPCQGNIPKEEYQKVVDEIILFLEGRKELLEEVIIKRMNEYSSKMEYEKAAIYRDILIRLKQFQDKQSNIKVRDPDQDVIAIAINQEYHKANAVVLEFRNAKLVSRKSFSLYVPKDVPLNTYEPEMLAGFLREYYLHFVQKDQFPATIIIPLRVEGLKELQSYLKEKFQYPIKIIVQKQSRVIQLAKRNAELLLKEKILGVKNKQKKEALKELQQILKLPKLPEIIECYDISHFAGNEIVASGVRFIQGQPHPKGYRHYLIKSVQDIHDPESIKEVIFRRIRRLKEENQEFPDLIVVDGGLAQVNFALKALEEHQVFIPVIGLAKKQEEIYLPHQAEPLRIDPNSLGMLLLREMRDEAHRFANTHQSKRMRKRMFQHVLDTIPKIGEERKKKILKYLENSSLEEIQMEDLLKIKGIGKQLAQMIYKKVQEQKKENQI, encoded by the coding sequence ATGGAAAAGTCAAAAGAAAACTTCATCCTACAAGAACAACCACAACCTTACGAGGTTTCTATTTCTTCAGAAGAAAGGATTTTATTTCTCAAACAAAAAATTGAGCTCGCACCAGAAGCTCCTGGTTGCTATCTTTGGAAGGATCAACATAATAAAGTTCTTTACGTGGGAAAATCTGTTTCTTTGAAAAATCGTCTGAAAAGTTATCTTCGCCCTGATGATTATAAACACTTTTTACTAATTCATAAAGCTTATGATGTGGAGTGGATTATCACAAACAATGAAAATGAAGCCTTGATTTTAGAAGATTCTTTGATCAAACAATATCTGCCGCCCTTTAATGTGCGACTCAAAGATGATAAACGTTACCCCTATTTATGTATTTCTTTAAACGAAGACTATCCAAGAATTTTTATTACCCGTAAGTACAGAAAGGATGGAAATCGATACTTTGGTCCTTATACGGATTCCAAGTTTGCAAGGCAACTTTTGGATTTGATACACAAAACATTTCCTATTAGAAAAGTGAATCAAGAACTTCCTCTAAAAACTCCCAAACGTCCTTGTATGAATTATTTTATAAAACGGTGTTTGGCACCCTGTCAAGGGAACATTCCGAAAGAAGAATACCAAAAAGTTGTTGATGAAATCATTCTTTTTCTTGAGGGAAGAAAAGAACTCTTAGAAGAAGTTATCATCAAAAGAATGAACGAATATAGTAGCAAAATGGAATATGAAAAAGCAGCAATCTATCGTGATATTCTTATCAGACTCAAACAATTCCAAGACAAACAATCAAACATAAAAGTTCGTGATCCCGATCAAGATGTAATTGCCATTGCCATCAATCAAGAATACCACAAAGCCAATGCCGTAGTGTTGGAATTTCGTAATGCGAAATTGGTATCCAGAAAGTCTTTTTCTTTGTATGTGCCCAAGGATGTTCCATTGAATACCTATGAACCTGAGATGTTAGCAGGATTTTTAAGGGAATATTACTTACATTTTGTTCAGAAAGATCAATTCCCTGCTACAATCATCATACCTTTGAGAGTAGAAGGATTAAAGGAACTTCAATCTTATCTAAAAGAGAAATTTCAATACCCCATCAAAATCATTGTTCAAAAACAATCGAGGGTGATACAATTAGCGAAAAGAAATGCAGAACTTCTTTTAAAAGAAAAAATTTTGGGGGTCAAAAACAAACAAAAGAAAGAAGCCCTAAAGGAACTACAACAAATCCTGAAACTTCCTAAGTTGCCTGAAATCATTGAATGTTATGATATTTCCCATTTTGCTGGGAATGAGATAGTAGCTTCGGGAGTTCGTTTTATCCAAGGTCAGCCTCATCCCAAAGGATATCGACATTATTTGATCAAAAGTGTCCAAGACATCCATGATCCTGAAAGCATCAAGGAAGTGATTTTTCGCCGAATCCGAAGACTCAAAGAAGAAAACCAAGAATTTCCTGATTTGATAGTTGTGGATGGAGGATTAGCTCAAGTGAACTTTGCTTTAAAAGCGTTAGAAGAACATCAAGTTTTTATCCCTGTGATTGGGCTTGCCAAAAAGCAAGAAGAAATTTATTTACCCCATCAAGCTGAACCTTTGAGAATTGATCCTAATAGTTTAGGAATGTTGCTTCTTCGAGAAATGCGAGATGAAGCCCATCGCTTTGCCAACACTCACCAAAGTAAAAGAATGCGAAAACGGATGTTTCAACATGTATTAGATACCATCCCCAAAATCGGAGAAGAGAGAAAAAAGAAAATCCTAAAATACTTAGAAAACTCAAGTTTAGAAGAAATCCAAATGGAAGATTTACTCAAAATTAAAGGTATTGGAAAACAATTAGCCCAAATGATTTATAAAAAAGTTCAAGAACAGAAAAAAGAAAATCAAATATAA
- a CDS encoding RluA family pseudouridine synthase: protein MLVKKEIIVSEEVENKRLDLFLAETFKHIPRNQWQNRIKQGIVLVNNRKVKNSYQIKKNDVISFFYSIRPEPQRSITIRVLYEDRDLLILDKPPDVPVHPSGNYRTFTLHTHIKEKLKYDYCHPINRLDRETSGIILFGKNPYIIKAMQSLFEQNQILKIYHVLIFGNYHHSSMIDGYIGKDFLSPIHIKHRFIPLADIEQMIQSYKNDYTPNTESFSFFVGDQTYVYKYAKTEFHLIKTKKISHSLFTEISLVKVVLHTGRTHQIRATLSSLGYPIVGDKIYGPSEEIFLKFLNNQFSEKEQKLIMLTRTGLHCSEIRFIHPVNQKQIKITSELPEDFRQVLEN from the coding sequence ATGTTAGTAAAAAAAGAAATCATAGTATCAGAGGAAGTTGAAAACAAACGTTTGGATCTTTTCTTAGCAGAAACCTTTAAGCACATTCCTCGTAATCAATGGCAGAATCGAATCAAGCAAGGGATTGTTTTGGTGAATAACCGAAAAGTAAAAAACTCTTACCAAATAAAAAAGAACGATGTCATATCTTTTTTTTATTCTATCAGACCAGAACCTCAAAGGTCCATCACGATACGAGTATTATATGAAGACAGAGATTTACTGATTTTGGATAAACCACCGGATGTTCCTGTTCATCCCTCAGGAAATTATCGCACGTTTACATTACATACACACATAAAAGAAAAACTCAAGTATGATTACTGTCATCCCATCAATCGATTGGATCGAGAGACATCAGGAATTATCTTATTTGGAAAGAATCCCTACATAATCAAAGCAATGCAATCACTATTTGAACAAAACCAAATCTTAAAGATTTACCATGTTTTGATTTTTGGAAATTACCATCACTCATCTATGATTGATGGTTATATTGGAAAAGACTTTTTGAGCCCTATCCACATTAAACATCGATTTATCCCTTTAGCAGATATTGAGCAAATGATCCAATCCTATAAAAACGATTACACACCAAATACAGAAAGTTTTTCTTTTTTTGTTGGAGATCAAACGTATGTTTATAAATACGCAAAAACAGAATTTCATTTGATAAAAACAAAAAAGATTTCGCATTCTTTGTTTACTGAAATCAGTTTGGTGAAAGTTGTGCTTCATACGGGAAGAACCCACCAAATCCGTGCCACTCTTTCTTCTCTTGGGTATCCCATTGTCGGTGATAAAATCTACGGACCATCAGAAGAAATATTCTTAAAATTTCTAAATAACCAATTTTCAGAAAAAGAACAAAAGCTCATAATGTTAACAAGGACGGGATTACATTGCAGTGAAATTAGATTTATCCATCCAGTAAACCAAAAACAAATCAAAATCACATCCGAGCTACCGGAGGATTTTCGTCAGGTTTTGGAAAACTAA